The genomic segment aaccaaacactgttgggaatccaattaaataaagtcagcgcaattaatatatgcaacagtaactttaatccattaataatatggtcagttaagtagcctacctgctatatctcggatataataagttatcatggaaaacaacgtgattctactggtctgtaaacatgtcgccctgcgaacagcacttcttactgtctgttaattcaaaaataacagttttcagttttttattgggattttcatttgtatatttgtccatatcgggatcctgtaggaatggtgactccctgtttccagagagctgattggtcagaaggcgggcctttcatacgttttgatccgataccctgaacttaacctgctccggagcaggttagccgtgcagcataagttaccatggtgatctaccccggttaaaagtgaaccaccttcatGAGgccgaaaagccagggttaaacccaaagCTAGCTCGCtgaccccaaatcctgcttcgtagtataggccccaggACTGTTTTGTGGACTAAGAAACTTCACCCGACTTTCCAtcggcatgggggtgagtagataatgactgaattttcatttttgggtgaactattcctttaaaggggAATATCTTTAGAAACAAttcatttaatgtttttgtggttttataCTGTTGGATGTTTACTGACCACACTATAAAAATTGGACCATTTGTTGTTTTACCACCATTGTATTCAGGAAAACTACAACACAAATTAAAGGGGGATATCTTTAGAAACACTCGTCACATCACtcgtcagaatcagaatcaaaagCAGTTGAACTTTTCTGGCAGTAAATGAAACATcagcaaaataaacaaattctcCTCAACCAGGTAATGCAACTTCTCCACCAGTTAACACAACTTCACCACCAGTCAATACAACTTCACCACCATTCAACGCAACTTCACCACCACTCAACGCAACTTCACAACCAGGTAATGCAACTTCACCACCACTCAACGCAACTTCACCACCAGTCAACACAACTTCACCACCAGTCAGCAGAACTTCACCACCACTTAATGCAAGTTTGCTTCCAATCAATACAACttcaacaccagtcaacacaaCTTCACCAGCAGTCAATACATCTTCATCACCTGTCAACACAAGTTCTCCACCAGTTCAATCAATACAACTTCACTTCCAATCATTCTAATTTCATCAGAACTCAAGTGAATTTGACTGTAAGCAAATGAAAATTcaccacaaaacacatttaccCCCACTAGCTAATGCAACTTCACCACCAGTCAACACAACTTCACCACCAGTCAACACAACTTCACCACTTGGTAATTCTACTATACCATCCATCAATACAACTTCACTTCCAATCATTCTAACTTCATCAGAACTCAAGTGAATTTGACTGTAAGCAAATGAAAATTcaccacaaaacacatttaccCCCACTAGCTAATGCAACTTCACCAGCAGTCAACACAACTGTACCACCTGTCAATGCAACATCATCCTCACCAGGTAATACAACCTCTCCACCAGCAAATGCAGTTACATTAACAGTCAGTACAACAGTACAACTAACCAGCATTCAGTGCAACTCAGCTTAACCTCCAATCAATTCAAATTTGCTAGCAATCCATTCAAATTCACTCCTACCAGGTAATGCAACCTCTCCACCAGTGAATGGAACATCATCACCACCAACAATCACAACACCCGCTGCTGTGGCtacaaccacaacagctgctcctgCCCCACTACCAGAGGCAAAGGTCAAGTTGGGATTTAAATTGCAGCAAAACTTTACAGAAGAACTTTCAAACAAAGACTCACCAGAGTTCAAGAATTTGGCAGCCACAATAACTTCAGCGGTAAGTCCCTTCATATTTCTAGCCCTCTGCCCAAATAAGATgccaaataaaaacatcaaaatcattgaatattgaatatataAAGGAAATATGAAAATTATTACTCATGCATTTTATATATGCCTGTGTCCATTTTGGTAGTTCCTCTTATCTTTGATGACTGTCTAATTTATTatcaaattacacacacacacacacacacacacacacacacacacacatatatagttAAGTATCAGTTCTGTATCTTAAACCCCAAAGATCTCAGTTACATAATATtaattctctttcttctgtcaTGATTATTCCGATATTATTTAAATTGCTTGTGTCAATTTCATCTTTACAGCTCGACATTGTCTATAAAGCAGAATATCAAGCTCTTTTCAATCGATCTGTGGTCAACAGCTTCAGGTATACAACATTGATTTTCATATTATATTTGAGAAATTAagttatttatgttttaccaaTGCTGTATGCATGTTTCAGTCTTAGGTTGGTAATGGAAATGTGAGAATTGCTTTAATGACATCACAGTATCCATATTTTTCCTTATGGAAACAAGAAAACTTCTCAGAGAAGCAAAGCCAAAGTGAGTTACGTCACAATGGATGAGCTGGGACAGCCAATATAGTTAGCAGACTGTTTATTAACTCACATGGGACATGTATGCCAGAAACTGCAAATTTCATACCAGATTTAGATGGCTTCGAaggtatttatttgtttatttgcttggTGAATGTTTTTTACACATAGTTTTGTGGTAATCAtgaaatatctgaaatataTTTCCATGTTCAATTGCCATGTCAGATGAAATCAGAACTCaccattattattaataataataataataataataataataataataatttctctTACAGTCAAGGTTCAATCGTGGTAGATGCTGAACTGATATTTAACAATCCCAGCTCAGTGCCAGACACTACTGATATGGCTAACGTTTTAGTGAAGGCTGTGAacaactccaactccaacttCACCCTTCCACTGAATCCATCATCCATTGTTGCAACAAGTAGGAgttaattttttgttttctttcagtaTTATGACATACAGGGAGCTGCAGTTATCACTGCTCCCAGTGTTCCTCCAACTTCTGTACcagtttatattttgttttatacaGGCGTTGATACAGCAACTGCTGCACCTACATCTGCTCCCACTACGGCTCTCACCGCTGCTCCAACCACTGCTCCCAATGCTACAGCTGCTCCAACCACTGCTTTCAATGCTACAGCTGCTCCAACCACTGCTTTCAATGCTACAGCTGCTCCAACTGCTACTCCCACCGGTACAGCTGCTCCAACCACTGCTTTCAATGCTACAGCTGCTCCAACTGCTGCTCCCAATGCTACAGCTGCTCCCACAGCTGCTTCCACCGGTACAGCTGCTCCACCAGTTAATGCAACTTCACCACCAGTCAACACAACTTCGCCACCAGTCAACACAACTTCACCACTTGGTAATTCTACTATACCATCCATCAATACAACTTCACTTCCAATCATTCTAACTTCATCAGAACTCAAGTGAATTTGACTGTAAGCAAATGAAAATTcaccacaaaacacatttaccCCCACTAGCTAATGCAACTTCACCAGCAGTCAACACAACTTTACCACCTGTCAATGCAACATCATCCTCACCAGGTAATACAACCTCTCCACCAGCAAATGCAGTTACATTAACAGTCAGTACAACAGTACAACTAACCAGCATTCAGTGCAACTCAGCTTAACCTCCAGTCAATTCAGATTTGCTACCAATCCATTCAAATTCACTCCTACCAGGTAATGCAACCTCTCCACCAGTGAATGGAACATCATCACCACCAACAATCACAACACCCGCTGCTGTGGCtacaaccacaacagctgctcctgCCCCACTACCAGAGGCAAAGGTCAAGTTGGGATTTAAATTGCAGCAAAACTTTACAGAAGAACTTTCAAACAAAGACTCACCAGAGTTCAAGAATTTGGCAGCCACAATAACTTCAGCGGTAAGTCCCTTCATATTTCTAGCCCTCTGCCCAAATAAGATgccaaataaaaacatcaaaatcattgaatattgaatatataAAGGAAATATGAAAATTATTACTCATGCATTTTATATATGCCTGTGTCCATTTTGGTAGTTCCTCTTATCTTTGATGACTGTCTAATTTATTatcaaattacacacacacacacacacacacacacacacacacacacacacatatagttaAGTATCAGTTCTGTATCTTAAACCCCAAAGATCTCAGTTACATAATATtaattctctttcttctgtcaT from the Centroberyx gerrardi isolate f3 chromosome 3, fCenGer3.hap1.cur.20231027, whole genome shotgun sequence genome contains:
- the LOC144538505 gene encoding uncharacterized protein LOC144538505, with product MANVLVKAVNNSNSNFTLPLNPSSIVATSVDTATAAPTSAPTTALTAAPTTAPNATAAPTTAFNATAAPTTAFNATAAPTATPTGTAAPTTAFNATAAPTAAPNATAAPTAASTGTAAPPVNATSPPVNTTSPPVNTTSPLANATSPAVNTTLPPVNATSSSPGNATSPPVNGTSSPPTITTPAAVATTTTAAPAPLPEAKVNQGSIVVDAELIFNNPSSVPDTTDMANVLVKAVNNSNSNFTLPLNPSSIVATSVDTATAAPTSAPTTALTAAPTTAPNATAAPTTAFNATAAPTAAPNATAAPTAASTGTAAPPVNATSPPVNTTSPPVNTTSPLANATSPAVNTTLPPVNATSSSPGNATSPPVNGTSSPPTITTPAAVATTTTAAPAPLPEAKVNSSYL